AAGACTTTTTCAAAGTTACGAGACAATAAATGGACCCTTCAAAGATAATTCAGTGAAATGAATTACGTTTTAAAGGAAATTAAAAGGGCGAGTTCCAGGACCTTCTGATTGGGAGTAAATTATGTTGAGGGACCCAAAGGTGGTCTCTGAGGGCACAATATTacctacattacgatacaattgcaaaaaaattcacagatttcgtgcctcacacgactatcgagcacattggaaatgaatctacggaattcgaaaaaatattgtcgctgagcgacgagaaagtctggataaggaaaaagttacaaaataaaactacaacgttgaatgataattattttattcttagactaacacaagtatcctggacataacgcatgtgaacaaacaaattgcaaaatttccacacgcgtatccaagtttgaataattgtcgccgtggcgcataacttataggtacatatttcatttttcgattaataagcaggatatattaatgttcaaagtacaagaaaattattacacggcaaatccgtagtcaactcgagaagtggtgatcggcagcggcccatttgctgcaagcttcgagcaacacggaagggaggcggcattcgcactatttcccctctgccgaggtacaagattagcgcgtcaatctaatctagcgcgggtaataaaactagttgcacttggatttttcactagaccgagtccagacgcgcgcgtgaacactgctgcacaaaaatgcctatttgctcggttttttgttataaaaagaggtcggggacatcaaatttacaaaaagaaagtgttacatttcgcatgtaatatttttttttacatatcatacgtttaattacattcaaacacaattattgtattttagtctcatgtaattgttggatttatcgattttgctcgctcagtacaaattgcggatcggtcgagcgacaaatccgacttcttatctctcagaatacaataacatacttcaacgaaaatgtgatagtgtgcgtgttgtgacacttgtcactcgtccgtacacaaaaagagatcgaggtttgccaGATTTGTGTCATCATTatagattggattttgtatgtaagtgtgtgagaagtgcgactgtgtgcacctttccccccgcgaaaaatggcagaaagatttgtacggtgagatatcgcttgggcccctcccttccgatgtgtcggaagccggtgttgctcgaaggctgcaagatatgaaattttcttgacagcagtttgacgcgacgagagatgaccataacagcgtttgtctatgttgcaccaaacctgagttccaataggtactaccagggttcagcatcagctatcttgggtaatgctctagggtccatattgggttgcatacaagtttaggtcatatctttgatgctcataacaacttgtgtcataatcatcattgcgcatacaaatgaaaagtcatattatattgtgtcatacatttttagccataatatttgatgacatactcagcagttatcatattttttttgtgcatataggttttgattataatgaatcaaatgtcataccagataaaagcatatttatcgatatttataaggtttttacgtataacgttttgtagcataataattttcaaccataatggtttacataaataattttagaaactaattttagcctctcaacaactactcgaaaaaaaccttttccctaatctccgtccaaacacttaattcgacggagccccgctcacgcggggctcctatttctgcgtagtttgcccttcgggcatctaaagcaacctaacgaacctaacctacctattatgattaatttcttttatgaccactaaatatatgacttaattttttatgtctatattaatactatgcactgcaatacttcgaacgaaaaacaattatggatatcaagcagatgacttaaaattttatgcgaattaaattaatgactacaaaaattatgacaactaatttatgacaaaaacccagttatgctcaggaataattctgactaaagatttttatgacttacaattttatacataaagtgttatgacaattaaaaatatgacaaaagttgttatgcgaccagagggagtcccaatgctctaccatgtgctcatcatgacgaatcgggtgtccaaaacagcgtgtgcctatgttgcaccaaacctgagttccgctaggtacaaccagggttcagcatcagctctatcttgggtactactgtcctaaatgctcatcaagacgagtcggatgaccaaaacagcgtgtgcctatgttgcaacaaacctgagttcctttaggtacagccagggttcagcatcagctctatcttgggtactactctccctctccctctccctctccctctccctctccctctccctctccctctccctctccctctccctctccctctccctctccctctccctctccctctccctctccctctccctctccctctccctctccctctccctctccctctccctctccctctccctctccctctccctctccctctccctctccctctccctctccctctccctctccctctccctctccctctccctctccctctccctctccctctccctctccctctccctctccctctccctctccctctccctctccctctccctctccctctccctctccctctccctctccctctccctctccctctccctctccctctccctctccctctccctctccctctccctctccctctccctctccctctccctctccctctccctctccctctccctctccctctccctctccctctccctctccctctccctctccctctccctctccctctccctctccctctccctctccctctccctctccctctccctctccctctccctctccctctccctctccctctccctctccctctccctctccctctccctctccctctccctctccctctccctctccctctccctctccctctccctctccctctccctctccctctccctctccctctccctctccctctccctctccctctccctctccctctccctctccctctccctctccctctccctctccctctccctctccctctccctctctctctccctctccctctccctctccctctccctctccctctccctctccctctccctctccctctccctctccctctacctctacctctacctctgcctctatctctatttctatttccaccaccacaagaatgcatagattgtcgaatagtgcgttatctacgcccgtctcaaccaggatagatagagttagaccaagaaaaatctgcagcgattttgaaagcccacgcagtgcaagtgttattctgccgtcataatcccgataattcacaacaaacaccgataacgatcTCTGCGagacatgaagtcataaatgtcctatgaaaaatgtcgttctgactttttgactattttaaggttaggctacagggcaaacccttaacccgatcgtctttgttttaggctcaaattgtagctgactaaattgtacagggccgtttttctcaaatttttgatatcattcttcgtttccaaattatcgagcaccaaaatcaaaaattcggaaaaaattgaattttattttcactatttcgaccataactttttttgtttttgactttctcgaataattattttgcaccttacagctctcgtgattatgcgtcttttgagcctattttgtaatatcatatcttcacaactttccgagatataaggggatcgcactttttcgtgaaatcggaccgtatactggagcgaacgaaaagacatttccaatgtcaaaagaaGGAAGTTCGAAACgcgtggcgataaattaaaacacgaccgaagggagctGTAATTAGTCTTTGCCGCAATGCAAGGTATAAATAATCAGACCAAAACGAAGATAATTCGAGTTCGTTTTGAACCATTTGGACTATAGTTTTGAACGATTATTGGGATAGGGGTGGTTAAAAATTACGGTAGATGCTCAACTCGGTCGTGGTCGTTACAGCGTTCCCAAGGCACACATAAAATTAACGCCGTGAAAAGTTTAATGAATtcattaaacataatattaagtTGCcaaattacttacttaattgTTTAAGTTCAAGACCGCGCAGTATAGCGTGAGGAAACGGCTTTTGCAGCCTTACCTTCATTATAAATAATACAGGTGGCCCAAAAATATTTAGACGATAATTTGTTACTTACACTCACtctttataacactttaaactctcccATTTACCTTTCCTACCTCCTTTACCTTTTTCCGAcgctcaagcaggtgctaacgcttttttttttcctttttcagGTTGCACTAGAAGACCTAGTCTTCCGTGACCACTATAGTGCAACCTGGCTGAACCGGAAAATTGTAAAGTAATTCAgaatcgcgttagacccgttaatgacattaattgCTCACTCTAAGTTCATATTAGGGTCTCAATTATATAGATATTATACTCGTAATATAAACAATAAAACCAAttgattttatatatttatctcaTTTCAGGCTGAGTATAATGTGCTGTGGCTGTGAGTCCTAAAAATACTTGAGCCACAGTCTGCAATTTAAAAACTATTTCACTCGGCTGAGTTATAAAGTGCGAAGCCAAACCATTGTATAAAGCCTCCATGCCATCCCCCAAGGCGTTATCATCGTCGCTTTTCAACCAAGCTTTTACGACATCCAAGAACCTTTCAATATGTTCGTCTTTGTTATTAACATACATATGGTCCATGTCGGATAAAATCATCTGCAGTAGCGCAGCATCTCTTTCACTCGACTCTGTTGATGCCAGTCGTTTCTGAACGACATCAGTTATGGATACCACAATCTCTTTCGTATCTACTGTTTTGTTCAGCAACATATCTCTTAAGACCTCCTCGAAATTCTTCTTCATTAACATATCTTCCGTGAACATGGGGGCATGAAGAAATTTCCTCTTGAATTGGTTTAAAAATAATCTTACATTATTCTCCTTCATATTTCTTATCAAGTTAAGTAAAATTTGCACGTATATAGTAGCGTCGAATTGATACGGACATAAACGGAAGTCTTTGCAAAGTATAATTTCATATTTCTTCTCAATATCAGTGATTGTAAAAACCAGTTGCTGTTTAAGCACATTAGTTGCTTCTACATTTCTTTCAGCTTTATCTAAACCTTGCTTGGCAAGTAACAACCCCTGTTTCAGATAATCACCACTAATCTTTTTAAGAACATTAATCCATCTGTATACCTCATCTTCGTCTGAAGCAGCTGTTTTGACAAAATCCCTGATATGCTTCAGACATTTTTGGAAATACTTAACTTTGCACAGTTCATCTTCTAAAACGCCATCAAAAACTGTCTTGATGCTGGTTGTCAGGTCCGAGGCGTATTCTATTATGAGCTTTTCCAACTTCGGTGTGCAGAAGATGGTGGCGTTTTTGCAAGGTCTCATGTGTTTGACGATTTTGACTAGTTCCTCTAGGGCGTCGGTGTTGGCTCGCCGTCCATCGGGCCCTTGGAATTCATCTTGAAGGTTGTGCGCGAGAAACTCGGCGACTTCGGAACCCAGGGTCAGGGAGCCTTGGAGGTCAACTTTGACCGCTGCTGCTGAGAGCGCTGGAAGTAAGGTTTCAAGTTTAAAAGTTACCGAGTATTGGGTGCTCCTCGTTTGCTTTTGCCGAGGTATATTTCGCCGATTAGCCATTGTTTTGTTCCCTTCTAATTTTCTGGCTCTGCCCCTCTTAATCGCTACTGTCCTACGGCTCGATTGCAAAAATTCAATAAAACTGTTCTAAAAAAGTTATATTAAAATGTTATAATTGCTTTGTACTAACTAGTATTTAAATTAGTGTAAATCGGTCGGTTCAGTAGGTAAATTTAATGAAATGCTCTACTTGTTTATGTTTTCAAagcatttaggtaggtatacctacttaaatagtaggtataggtaataaataaaatagttgtTAGTTTTAGGTGTGGTGATAATTAGTTTAAAACTATCGTTTGCAAATAATAAGTGAGTAGAATGCTCCAAGTGACGTTGCAATATTTCTTACCGCCGTATAAAAACAGGCAACGTTTCAACCACATGTCGCGAAGTCAGCACATGACGAGTGACGAAATTTCTTTATTTCCATCGTAAAACAGAGAATAAACCGGCCGGAAACTTattacagttagaccaagataagtctgcagagatttttgatagcacacgctgtgcaagtgttatttatacgtcataatttcatagaagtttgacgtttaaaataatacttgctatcaaaatcgttgcagacttatcttggtctctACCAAGGCACGGGAAGAGTTATGGTTTTAGAAGTCTATgtgtgtaagtacctaagtatgtaaCCGGGTACATAAACAGCCATCGGATTTTAGGTGGCAACATTTAATTACAGGTAGGGTAGGTATTATCGATTAACTCAAATAACCTGTACATTTCCCAAATAGGTAGTAaaccaatatatataataaaagaaagtgtACAATGTGCGTGCCGCTAAAACTCTGAAATAAGTCCCGATACGATCAAGGAAGCTATATGGGGTGGTAGCCCTCTATCTCCCGTCCATGAAGAAGTTTTCCGTTTTTACCTTAAGGCTGTGCTTTTGAAGATATAAGGGCTGAAAGTTTCGCcctctgagacccagaagcagttgtttttgtttttaaattttgaaccttaacttaatgaaagaaagttcagaatagatcgaaatatatacctacaaaaatgTGTACCTGGTGAGGTGTCTCGGGTTTCGGAGGCTAGAtatttctagaacagtccagaacattcgagagtattcgagagtactccacagcatatcagaacattctggaatgttggcgaatattccagaacattctagatcattgtgaaCATTCCAGATCACTTCCGAATGATGTGGAATATTGTGGAACATTCGATGCcgtctcggaggctagacatttctggAACAGTCGAGACCATTTGTGagtattcgagaacattccacagcatatcagaacattctggaatgttggcgaatattcgagaactttctagatcattgtgaacattccagaacacttccgaatgttgtggaatattctggaacattcgatGCCGTCTCGGAGGCTAAACATTTCTGGAACAGTCCAGACCAtttgagagtattcgagagcattccacagcatttcagaacattctagaatgttgtcgaatattcgagaacattccagatcattgtggaatattctggaccaTTCGAAGGTTTTTTGTAGGATCATAGCTACCTATTGTGGTAACGTCGTGAGTTTCGAATGTTCAAGAACATtccggaatattctggaatgATGACGAATATTCGGAAATAGCCTAGAATCCAGGATgctagatcattgtggaacgtTCCAGAACACACTCAAATGTTGTGGAATGTTCTAGAACATTGTGGACTATTTGAAGCCTTTTTTGTCTTTCCATGAAGAAGATTCCTGTTTTTACCTGAAGGGCGAGCTTTTGAAGATAATTTCACTCTCTAGACACTTCTAGAACAGTGCAGAGCATTCAAGAGTATTCGAGATCATGCTCCAACATTTCAGAACTTTCTGGAATGTTTGAGAGCatcccagatcattgtggaatattccTGAACACtctcgaatgttgtggaatattctggaacattgtCACCCATTCGAAGCCTTTTTTTGTGTGGGTGGAGCTtacagaacattctggaatgttggcgaaaattcgagaacattctagatcattgtggaacattcAGGAACACTTTTAAATGTGGTATATTCTGGAAAATTCGTAGCCTTTTGTATAGGGTTGAAgctacctattattattattggtagGGGTAAATATTTAAAGCAAGACAGTTGTGAGGTTCGAATGTTCGAGATCATTCCGGAATATTTTGGAATGTTGTCAAATATTCGTAAATAGCCTAGAATCCAGGATCCTATATCATTGTGGAGAGTTCCAGAACATTctcaaatgttgtggaatattctagaacattGTGGACTATTCGAAGCCTTCATACTCTCAGGAGATTTTCGACAAACACTTCCAGTTATCCCTATTGACTATGctggaaaaaaaatgtatataggtattgtaggtagaaaaaaaatacctaaatatattttaaagtttatcctATTACAACCACCACACAATTCTCATGTCAGCTCCCTGAGCGAAGCCGGGTACCTCAGctagtaataaatataataatatctatAAGTGTTGCTCGTAAATAtgtaattgtattaaatattCGCTGTCAAGGGTAGGTACTTAAGTCTCGGTAGCTTAATTAGTAGACCGGTGGGctatagcagcggtcggcaaccttatagcagccaagggccacatagtagttaagaaagttgacgcgggccgcactttgttaatatgtgtgactttatcagacattgttgtttgacaatattacatacaaaacagccagggggggctcgcgggccgcaagtgagaggttcgcggaccgcatgcggcccgcgggccgcttgttgccgaccacTGGACTAGTATCCCGGAATCGTGAGTTTGAGTCTCGCTCGAGACAGTGAGTTTTTCCACTTTTCctgttttaataataattttaatacctaaatattatagGCCATTATTACACAATATGACTAAGTccaacagtaagctcaataaggcatGTGTTATGGGTGTTTAGAAAACGAATATaatatactagtagttcgccccgaactgagaactcgcggttaaccaaaaattatatagcgattgactttgttgcacctacttaacaccgtgtttttattgaattccgttaacttcggggtatagttaagtacgtttataagaactaaatggcatagttaattttcaaaaaaaaatttttttttgttttcttttttgttttttttttgtttaaaaagtaattaaatgtagcatatagcgttgttgtaacacgggcattacatttaactcaaccaaacaattgaaatctgtgacatatcaatgtcatttcgtacatcaatcgaccgagattgtacttaagtttagtagctaaagtatgaactcattctaaacactaatcaatatgtaagccggccctaaggcaagtgtacacgcttgtagaggccttataggaaaaaaataaattatggattatctccgaaatggacttaattagaacatcggtgtctttgagaaagttacttgatttaagctcaggaatgcacccttgaaattaacggaaatcaaaaaaaacacggtgtactcgtatagtgcgacataaaataatagaaaataaatgaggtcgccactttctacgtaactgtcatatttttgacgtaaaatgcttacacatggcaagaatttagtatggacatttttgagttccattttatttaatttctactattttatatcgctctataggcggcaatggatcaaagatcgcgtggatttattgcaaggtctgtggagcccttaactgatagatttaagcaaagagtagtatatatcccaccaaaaacatttcatgtaaagtgttgccaagactaggcgcataaagcttttacactaaaaagatatcagatcccgtagtaggtaccaagacttctACTCTGTCAGTcttaactttataagctctaactgtataaagccaacatcttggtcaaacagtacggcttggccgtttcgttgcagtCACATAAACACTCCCTCGGTGGACTTGTTGTGCAAAGTAGTAACACAGGTCTTCCAAATTCTGAAAGTGTCATAACGGGATTGTTCATATGacagcaacgaaacggccaagccgtactgtttgaccaagatgttggctttatacagttagagcttataaagttaggactgaCAGAGTagaagtcttggtacctactacgggatctgatatctttttagtgtaaaagctttatgcgcctagtcttgacaacactttacatgaaatgtttttggtgggataaatTATACATTTGACTACTACTACACAtcgcgaaacatgtcgcgcgagtgacttaaaacaagtgagtctaaaccgtaaaattctTCAATGTTAGTAATGTCTCACAACGGTTTAAATTCGACTTTATtaccaactaaattaaacttaaatacaaaccccacattttaataaaataatacattaattaactccacataatacgagtaggtacttgaCGTTGGTTTGGTACCTGTCTAAAGTGCTCGAGAAACCTTTCCTCAACTTGCACTGGCACGGTCCCGTGCATGGCCCTTTCAGGCTGACCAGGGGCGATTGGCCTATTCTCACTGAAAAGCCGGTGGATGTCGTCAATTTGGGAAGTGTTTCCGATAAAGCCTTAAGCCTTGAGCTGCAGTTCCACGTGTATTAACAACTCTCGAACATCGTaacccattttaaagaaaatctaATACCAGTTTTGCAAATTTTTTGGGTTGTTTTGACAACCCGACGTGTTGATGACTTTTGAAGTTGTCATGTCACAGTTTACAAAAAACTCTTTAATTACTGTATTAGAACCTCCATACATGAACGCAATGATAAGGTCGACAATAATTTTGTAATAGTTGTCTCAGTTTTTTAGCCCCGTCCCCGTACCACGGCATGCCTCGTACCACGTGCTTTAGCGATATGAGAAacgacaatagggaatattacgcaaaactctgcgtcactaactcaatcatATGGCCTACCATGAAACACGACAGttgaaagttcggtttctgcctctctatcactcttgcctattcgatcgatagagaggcatatataacgaaatttcacggtaggccacctgtaaacaaaccgccttgatgcatcaatgtcatagtgaaaacttgtaaaaatctgtttaaggcctagtatgtatatgttactttatggtttagtaggtgcactagtgctgcactctggcggcagaacattgcagcaatactccctattgtatgtattacaaattgtatgtttctagaaatttaaaaaaatgattcaCGATGAATTTTGTGTTCTCGTGTTTTTTGATTCAGTTTatggaaaatttacaaaatgacgGAGTCATTGTATTTAGATCAGCGCCTAAAGAAGTAGCGGTTTCAATATCATTAGacattttcagggttccgtacccaaagggtaaaaccggGACCctcttactaagactccgctgtcagtctgtccgtctgtctgtccgtctgtccgtccgtccgtccatccgtccgtccatctgtctgtaaccaggctgtatttcatgaaccgtgatagctagacagttaaaatttaatgttCAATTtattacagatgatgtattcctgctgccgctataacaacaaatatgtactaaaaacagaatgtaataaatatttaagtgcctCCCATACACCAAACGTaattttttaccattttttgcgtaatggtacggaacccttcgagcgcgcgagtctgacttgcacttggccggttatttataaaattaaaatttgtactATTTTGTATTGACCAAGCGAGTGCGAAGTGCGAGCTAAGCGTAACCGTTTCAGTTcggcaaaaatattttctggtCTCCGGCTGTTCTCCTGTACAAGGTATTCTTTTCGAGCGATCATCATCTTGGtgacactttttgatatttaacaaatttaacacatatcagtgaaagaataaggatcaaagttaaatggcgttctaaaagttttaaacatctgtcgaaagatggcagtaaattcactatgacaatccgcctctatttcaaattcgctTTGTAGGAAGTAAGGTTATGAAAAGTTTACGACAAGAAACAGTGCCAATATAGAGGGCGCTACTTGGCTGGTTTACGTGAAGCTGGTTCAAATCTGCACTTCGAAaacttttcgtttttttttatt
Above is a window of Cydia splendana chromosome Z, ilCydSple1.2, whole genome shotgun sequence DNA encoding:
- the LOC134804638 gene encoding uncharacterized protein LOC134804638 yields the protein MWLKRCLFLYGALSAAAVKVDLQGSLTLGSEVAEFLAHNLQDEFQGPDGRRANTDALEELVKIVKHMRPCKNATIFCTPKLEKLIIEYASDLTTSIKTVFDGVLEDELCKVKYFQKCLKHIRDFVKTAASDEDEVYRWINVLKKISGDYLKQGLLLAKQGLDKAERNVEATNVLKQQLVFTITDIEKKYEIILCKDFRLCPYQFDATIYVQILLNLIRNMKENNVRLFLNQFKRKFLHAPMFTEDMLMKKNFEEVLRDMLLNKTVDTKEIVVSITDVVQKRLASTESSERDAALLQMILSDMDHMYVNNKDEHIERFLDVVKAWLKSDDDNALGDGMEALYNGLASHFITQPSEIVFKLQTVAQVFLGLTATAHYTQPEMR